The Bacillota bacterium genomic interval CCGTCGGGGCCCTCACCGTACTCGCTCTGTGGGTGGGAGCCCGACTGCCGCTCTTCGGCTCAGCGGTGAGCGGCATGGTACTCGGGCTGGTGCTTCGCAACGTCTTTCATATCGGGGGGCAGTTTACGCAGATTACAGGCTTCTGTACCAAGCGACTACTGAAGACCGCAATTGTCCTGCTTGGCTCCACCTTCACGCTGCAGCAGGCCGCGCTGCTCGGTCAGAAGTATCTCATCGTCATCGTCACCACGATCGCGATCACCCTGGCCGCCGCGTATCTGGCGGGGCGGTCCTGCGGGGTGCCGCGCTCGCTGGCAGGGCTCATCGGAGCGGGGACCGCCATCTGTGG includes:
- a CDS encoding putative sulfate exporter family transporter → MTVGALTVLALWVGARLPLFGSAVSGMVLGLVLRNVFHIGGQFTQITGFCTKRLLKTAIVLLGSTFTLQQAALLGQKYLIVIVTTIAITLAAAYLAGRSCGVPRSLAGLIGAGTAICGATAILTVSPVVQARDEEVTYALSTVFLFNLVAMLLYPLVGHFVSMKEAAFGAWAGSAIHDTSSVL